One Betta splendens chromosome 8, fBetSpl5.4, whole genome shotgun sequence DNA segment encodes these proteins:
- the casc3 gene encoding protein CASC3 encodes MADRRRRRRRASQDSEDDDDESGTGSDSGRSGSSTTKNRGRDPEVAEAAVSRTEAKSDVESECESEDGVGEAVLSDYDSADPEENGSHSEGGEEEEEAEQYSDEENPAVASQPKPTAEEGTAQAEEVADEEQGEEQTKGESKTEEKGNLAGERQSGDGQESTDDPETKAGGKPGQQLDDDEDRKNPAYIPRKGLFFEHDVRGHAQEEERPKGRNRKLWKDEGRWEHDKFREEEQAPKSREELIAIYGYDIRNGGSQGDRSYRQRRSRQSTSPSRDKRWREAGGDRPVRSWQSGGGGLNRVGVPSPIHPSSTSPSSVPHASAQRSSNATRQQRLSRSRPSHPGHVPLQSQYRSNESNAAQMHPRERQGSKAQSESAGDRSVVSRGGRGRGGPAVVVEDVAVSQGGVGEQDLSLSDALSSQPTTYQSASPRRQEQRGSADRSSNLTVSSTTSDPALQSSVTVTNRETSPPTERPVERKSYSLARRTRSRAADLGSKQASMEESAAGGNTSSSGSVAGKSWTAGGDGPNQVAGGITELDQDVARLNLAGQGWNQNQSSYIRSELRGVPNPMQMPGGPQFSSMEEMGVGSNRAKRYSSQRQRTVPEPAQPMHLGVVEGHYYEPMSYQGPIYTHGDGPAPIPPQGMLVQPEMHMPHPGLHPHQSGGPIANPALYGGPPVSLSPGQPQQLLPPPFYPPPGVMTFPYPTMYPSPQGQSQVTYGGVTYYDTVQQQAQPKPSPPRRTSQPVTVKPPPPEVPFASE; translated from the exons ATGGCGGACCGGCGGCGAAGGAGGAGGCGCGCGTCCCAGGATAGTGAGGACGACGATGACGAGTCTGGTACGGGTTCCGATAGCGGGAGGTCGGGATCCTCAACGACCAAAAACCGGGGGAGAGATCCTGAAGTTGCGGAGGCGGCAGTCAGCCGTACAGAGGCGAAGAGTGACGTAGAGTCCGAGTGT GAGAGTGAAGATGGAGTAGGAGAAG CTGTCCTCTCTGATTATGACAGTGCAGATCCAGAGGAAAATGGCTCCCATTCAGAG ggaggggaggaggaagaggaggcagagcagtaCAGCGACGAAGAAAACCCAGCAGTAGCCAGCCAGCCCAAACCTACGGCTGAAGAAGGCACAGCACAGGCAGAGGAGGTAGCGGATGAGGAGCAGGGGGAAGAACAGACAAAAGGGGAGAGCAAGACTGAAGAAAAAGGAAATCTAGCTGGAGAGAGACAAAGTGGGGACGGACAG GAGTCCACGGACGACCCTGAAACAAAGGCGGGAGGAAAACCTGGACAGCAGCTGGATGACGATGAGGACAGAAAGAACCCCGCCTACATTCCCAGAAAGGGTCTGTTCTTTGAGCATGATGTCAGAGGTCAtgctcaggaggaggagag ACCTAAAGGTAGAAACAGAAAGTTGTGGAAGGATGAAGGTCGCTGGGAACATGACAAGTTTagggaagaggagcaggcaCCAAAGAGCCGTGAGGAGCTCATTGCGATCTATGGATATGATATCCGAAACGGTGGCAGCCAAGGGGACCGATCATACAGGCAGCGTAGATCCAG ACAGAGCACGTCCCCCAGCAGGGACAAACGatggagagaagcaggaggagatcGACCTGTCCGATCCTGGCAGAGTGGAGGGGGAGGTCTGAACAGAGTAGGCGTGCCTTCGCCTATTCACCCATCCTCTACATCCCCGTCATCTGTTCCACATGCTTCTGCTCAGCGAAGCAGTAACGCCACCAGACAACAACGTCTCTCCCGCAGTAGACCATCTCACCCCGGTCACGTCCCCCTGCAGTCACAGTATAGGAGTAACGAGTCAAATGCAGCCCAGATGCATCCCAGAGAACGACAGGGCTCTAAAGCTCAGTCCGAGTCTGCAGGAGACAGGAGTGTGGTTAGTAGGGGAGGCCGTGGAAGAGGTGGCCCAGCTGTGGTCGTTGAGGATGTTGCAGTCAGTCAAGGAGGTGTTGGGGAACAGGACCTAAGTTTAAGTGATGCATTGTCATCTCAGCCAACTACTTACCAGTCTGCATCACCCAGACGGCAGGAGCAACGAGGGAGCGCAGACAGATCTTCTAATTTGACTGTTTCCTCCACTACGTCTGATCCCGCCCTTCAGTCATCAGTAACTGTGACCAATCGGGAAACCTCTCCCCCCACAGAGCGGCCAGTAGAGCGTAAATCTTACTCGCTGGCTCGCAGGACTCGCTCTCGAGCTGCAGACTTGGGCAGCAAGCAGGCATCCATGGAGGAATCTGCAGCTGGAGGGAACACATCCTCCTCTGGCAGTGTGGCAGGTAAGAGctggacagcaggaggagatgggcCAAACCAGGTGGCAGGAGGAATAACTGAGCTGGACCAGGATGTGGCTAGACTAAATCTTGCAGGGCAGGGGTGGAACCAAAACCAGTCATCATACATCCGCTCCGAGTTGAGAG GTGTCCCTAACCCCATGCAAATGCCTGGTGGTCCACAGTTTTCCAGCATGGAAGAAATGGGCGTCGGCTCTAATCGGGCTAAACGCTACTCCTCGCAACGCCAGAGAACCGTACCAGAGCCGGCACAGCCCATGCACCTGGGGGTGGTGGAGGGACATTACTATGAACCCA TGTCGTACCAGGGACCAATTTATACTCATGGGGATGGTCCTGCCCCCATTCCTCCACAAGGCATGCTGGTCCAGCCTGAGATGCACATGCCCCACCCTG GACTGCATCCCCACCAATCAGGCGGCCCGATCGCTAACCCTGCGCTCTATGGAGGCCcacctgtctctctttctccaggGCAACCACAGCAACTGCTGCCTCCTCCGTTTTACCCCCCACCAGGTGTCATGACCTTCCCCTACCCCACCATGTATCCAAGCCCACAG GGTCAATCCCAGGTGACCTATGGAGGCGTAACATACTATGATACAGTGCAACAGCAGGCACAGCCCAAGCCTTCACCACCTCGCCGTACATCCCAACCCGTCACTGTCAAGCCCCCCCCTCCAGAGGTTCCCTTTGCCTCAGAGTGA